In Melanotaenia boesemani isolate fMelBoe1 chromosome 1, fMelBoe1.pri, whole genome shotgun sequence, the genomic window GGGACCTAGCTACCTATGAAGAATTAACCCAACGAAAAGGATTAGACATTTCTCGCTCTGTGCACTCCAGATTACTCAAAAGCATACCTACTAGTCTATTGTCTCTCATTACAGCACGTGCTCTGTACACACCTTTCTCAGGAATAACTCCTGCTCTAAGGCTTGGAGGAAAGATTCTTGAGGAACGCTCTTGTAACAGCGCTTATATTATATCAGTCTTTACTTCTCTTAATAGTCAGTATCCAAACTCATTTCTTCATTGGAGAGCAATATTCCCTGACATCAGTAAATATGCCGGGACTGAATTTAATACATGTTAAATCcccaataaaattaaagaaatacacattaaaatataGATATTATCCttgtaattaattcattaacaAATTTAGGCCTGATGTGTCCCCTTTGTGTTCCTTTTGCAAAACAGAGACTGAGTCTTTCTCTCACTTGTTTTATAGATTCTACTAAGCTTTGGATTCAGATATCTTTACTGATTTGGGAATCTCATGGGGCTCTGACAACTATAACTGAAAATATGGTCTTATTCTTAAATGTTGAATGTAACAATAAGGAAGttaatgatttaataaagttactGTGTCTGTTGGGTAAATTTCACATCCATAAAGTTAGATTTTTTCAGACTACACCAAatacatctttgttttatgtggaacTTAAATCTTTGTATAACTCTgtaaaatttataaaaacaagaaagagcTCAAGACATCAGGTCTTATGaagaatgttgtggttaatatTACTAGATAAGTACTGACACATTGTATTGTTCAGttaatatttagttattttgttcAAGATTTACTTTATATGATCATTTTTACTTACTCCCTGTACTCCTATGTTGTCTCATGTCTGCAAGATGTCATATTGCTTGTATTGTataatgtcatgtttatttgtaaaatgtctCCAACGTGATAATAAAgattgttataaaaaaaaactcttgaaTGCTCGGAACACGAGACAACTCGAACACACCATATGCCACGTTTTTGTGTAAAAGTAACGTGATATATTATCTCCGTTCCTCTGTACTGCAGACGTAGTTCCTACGTTGGGTTCTGACTGGGAGGAAACGCGGATACTTTGCAGTTTTAACGAGGAAAAACACGAAAACACAAACTTGTActactttctttttcacctctGATAGAAACCCAGAACAAAAGGATTGAGACTCGCAGCCTCGAGACTCGTCCTCGTGTCTTTAGTGTCTTCAACACTGACCTGCCGCCCTGTGGTATCAGAGGATGATCCAGCTTTGTTCCTGTTGGtggggttctggtcctggttctgctcctccATTCTGGTTCTTGTCTGAAGGTCCAGCAGCTCTCCGCTCCGTCTGTAGCcgttaaactaaaacaaaggctgtgtccgaatgtgcaccctactccctgaCCCCTCGTTCACggcatagggctgcactacatagtaCACTACgtagtgcactcattctcttagcgattcggacacgaagctccCTATTTTTCCTTCACCggaaaccacgtgactaccgccgtcaccacggcaacaatAACCCGCCTGACGCAGTATTCTTCATCGGAGAAATGGCGCAAGTTTTAAATATCTTATTGATGCTAATTCAGCTTTTAATCGTCAAACAACGGCATAGAACACAGAGACATgtgatgaggagaaaacagatgAGGAAAATGGCACTTGTTGCGTTAGGAAGACACCACGTaagtaaaaagtttttttttgtatcctgTTTATCACAATCAGACAACGCCATCTTCTGGGCAAAGTTAATGTACTTTTGGTCCTCATCtcaaattaaaagctgctgttacAGCTAGTTTTATGGGAGATCAGTCTCCTTTCTCTACCAAGAACAGGCCTCAACTCCAGCTTATATCACATCTTAGTTATACATGTTATAAATTGTATGTAACTGGAGTTAAACTAAGAATAAATTGAGacactaaataaaatgactttttacatAGAATGAACTTTATTGGTTAAAAGAACACCACATTGGAAATGAAccaacagaaaaacatgcttaacaacaaacaacactgaGCTCCTTCAAACATTGAATTTTAAGTAGCTACATTACTTGgagagttgttttctttttttttcctttttcgttttagtcttttgttttatttttttccttaagtgtttcacacaaactcacaaagttttatttcttttagggaCCACCACTTTACTGCCAGGTGAATAAAAACGTCCCCCTCCAGACCATGTATTTTGATGGTCACTCTGACCTCCGCCCTGACTTCCGCCTGAACCGAGACACCATCTCTGGTCTGATTGGGCAGCTTTGGGCCACAGATCACCATGGCTGGGGGAAACACCTGGACACGCTGGTGTTTCTCTTCTGGCTGGCAAGCGGCACATCATACCGTGTTGTGGCCCGGGCCTTTGACATGCCCAAGGCCACGGTCTGCGACGTTGTCCACAGGGTTGCGGAGACCATACTGGCTCTGCGCAGAAGGGTCATCAACTTTTCCTCTTTGGATGGACTGGCAGAGGTTTCAGCTGGTTTCCAGAAGCTTGGTGGATCTGCAGCATTTAGGAAGGTGGTGGGAAGCATTGATGGCTGCCACGTCAGGATCAAGCCCCCTGGTGAGAATGTGGAATGTTATTTTAACAGGAAGCTTTTTCATTACATTCAGTTCCAGGCAGTGTGCGACCATAGAGGCAgatttctggacatttttgttgGATATCCAGGATCAGTACATGATTCCCGTGTACTAAAAAACAGCCCCTTGTACACCCAACATCTTTACCCACCGAACggcttcatcatcatcggcGATGGTTGATATCCGTGCCTGTCACAACCCATCACCCTCCTTACTCCTTACAGGGAGCCTGTAAGGAGTCCCGTTGAAGCCCGGTATAATCGACACCACTCCAGGGCACGAGCTGTAATAGAGAGAGCATTTGGTGTTTTGGAAAGCAGGTGGAGGGCCATATTTTTTAAGGCTTTAGAGGTCAAACCAACCTTTGCTGTTAAAGTGATAGCCTGCTGCACCATACTGCACAACATCTGCCTGAACCATGGAGACATCCTCGAACCAGCTGAAGTCCAAGAGCCAGAAGAAGATGCTGTCCACCACCAGGAGGACCAGGGTCAACAGGGCGGCGAGCCACTGCAGGCAGCAATGGCAGCTGTGTTGTCTGCCCCGATGTTTAGAGATCAGGCTCTTTTGGATCAtgattattaaacatttttctttgttttattccgttttcttgttttgttctgaagtcaaacagcaaattaaatatgtaaaaaacatttcaaaagacACAAGTGTAAATAGTTTTAGTAGAATAAGTGTGTCCCTATAAATATgcctttaaaaatgtaactataatTGAAATATCCCCTGTTATAAGTTATGTATAAGTTTATTGTTtgagtttctatttttattttaaataaaaagaactcaTCATTAAATgttccaacattttatttaattttctcaatTATTTTTTCTAATAGAGACAACAATCTCTCCTgcctttcctcctcctttttctccctttcctcttctctcttttctctctcttcctctctcttctctgcCTTCTCCAGAAAATGGAGAAGACTCTCGAGCCTCGGCCGCTTGGCAGGGGTGCTGCTCTcgccctcatcttcctcatcatgTGGTACTGAGACAGAGGAGGGTGCCACAGACGTGGAAGGGCTCTCCTCCCAGGATGAAGCAATAAGGCAGGGAGGCCGTACAGACGGTTTGCTGCCTATCGCCTCATCCATCAGGGAGAACCACTTCCATGATGCAGCAGTGGGCTCCTCCGTCTCAGTGCCAGTTCCTGTGGGTGGTTTCCTGAGCTCCTTCAAACATGGAATTTTAAGTAACTGTAACATGGTATTTACATTGTACTGTATATACCGATCACATTTGAAACTACAAAAGTCACAAACCTTGTaggttttttttaggttttcccACTTTTTGGCTGCCCGGGCAGGGCTGACCTCCCGGCTCAGCCCCATTTTCTGCAGCACAGCCCTTAaaccacacaccacacacagtattaAATAATAGCAGCAGCAATAGTacttacattaaattaaaataataagctTACTCCCAGCCGGCAGCCGAAGCAAACCTCCTCCCATTAAAGAGGTGGTCCTCCGCCACACGGAGGGGGACTAGCCTCTCCACGTCTTCATCCGtccctaaaaagacaaaaaacggCATATATCATATACTACAACATAACCTAAACATGTACCCAACTTATTTTCTGATAGcagttaattaataattagtgtTAGAAGATGTCATGAACATCGCTGAGCAAATGCACGAAAAGCTAACAGAAGATGAATGCGATCGTTGACTATCCttatcctttatttacatatatatatgtacgtGGTCACAATGACCAAAAACCTTCACAtcacaagttgttttttatttcaatgcatTAACAACACTCCGTTATTGAATATGATTTATAGGTCATTTCGCGCCGCTCgtttttttcgcctccttgcgccatgttgagcttctgcccgcaatgcattgtggacTATATTagcccgtctagtgaccatcgatgctcactacttttcaagatgcattgtgggtaattttgagtgccctacttttttcgttctggacattcggacacccctacaaaatggcgtgttccctatatagggcactatgcagggagtagggtgcacattcggacacagccaaaGCCTCGATCTGGACCGTGTAGCGCATGCGCGACCTGTTTTGACACTATGCTGTATTCGGGTACGCaagaaaaatgattttttaaataaaaacccttTAAGTTCAGTAGAATCCAGAAGTTCTAAATCTAAAACACGGCGGCATTAATGAACAAAGACAAGAGACACAGAACATGCGTAATACATAATTTATGTATAATATCAACATGACTGAACAGAGGATGCGTTTGTCATGTGTATTTCGTACCAGTCGTTCTAAAATCCCGTGGTTCCGTTGCTCCATGAATGCAGCAGCTTGGAGCTGATCCCGTTCTCCACTTCGTTCTCCAGTTGGCGCTGACCGTGGAGCTGCAGATGTTGGGAGGAGTTGGCTTCAGCAGGGGCGTCTCCAGCTTTTGAGGACACCCTGGGCTTAGCCTGGACCAGATGTAACTAAATTAGGGGcacatgatatatatatatatatatatatatatatatatatatatatatatatatatatatatatatatatatatatatatatatatatcaagttGCAGCATTCAAGCCCGCCCCACCAGGttcagggacagcttcataccgcAGGCCATAAAACgtctaaatgctgtcagcagcaacgccacctttaaataatagcatcttcttaataattattatatattttactgtataacttatttgcagtattcttgctttttgtgttcgactatttttattgtggtttatattctttttagctttgttaggagagcctgggaactaagaatttcactgccaatgattgctggtgtaattgttgtgcaatgacaattcattcattcattcattcattcattcattcattcatttattcattcatttattcattcattcattcattcattcattcattcattcattcattcattcattcattttaccaCAAGTCATCCCAAAAGACATACACCCAAAATAGCTTATAAGCAATAGACCTGAACACTATGGGAAAGAAATCCCACAAAGCTAGTTATTATTTCACTTATTATGGCTTCAATTGTGCACATTGtcattgaaatgtttttttatttctaatttacttctaatttaattttgatATGTATGAGCATTGTAATGAAATATCCTTCACTGATTCATTATGTATAACACAGTGTTATACTAAATAATTGTTGACAGTTTCCATACCTAATGttgctactactactgctgctgctgatgatgatgatgatgatgcctctggtgctgctgctgcttgtgcTGGCTCACAGTCTCTATTTGATCTGTCCTACCCTCTATAAAATCGTGACATCAACTTAAGGCTGTAGATTAACACTTGTGAaagaataacaaaagaaaaaataaatatcttaatgTAAACAAGTGGGCTGCAGCAAATACAAAATGTATCCAGGAGTAATAAAAAAGTGCTTCAATAGCAGCAGTactgtgccccccccccccccaaaaaaaacctgattgcaaatttaaaagcacctttgaatttaattttttttaagttgatcACACACAAGAGATTCAATCATTTTtgacaaaatgcacaaattttatatatatatatatatatatataaaaactgcTGGATCACTTCCTTTTAAAAGAGGAACAACAAAAGCTGACTTCTATAGAAAGAATCCTctttcctgaagaccttgggtggacacacaactccaagagctggtgtcacaacaacctcacatagttgtaactccaccagaaccagtctgactaagggtctgggggaggaccagataaaggtcatcttaccctcgtagtgaacgtgtaacagagcatgtatatgaagagaataaaccttaaagtgaataaaggcatgaagagtaaaaatgtacaatgtaaaaaagtgtaatatagtaacaatcagtgaaaatacaatttacaaatgaatatagtaaagtaattataggtgtgattataatattacatatagagcataataaataaaatttcttccacaagaGGCTGTGCAACAAAATTAGCAGCCATTTTCAAAAAATAAGGCTTCATCAAGTCTGGTCCAGGAGGTTTTCTGTGATTGAAACATTTGAGGGCCACATGCACTTGCTGCACAGTAAAAGgtacaacatgaaaacatttgaggGTTTATACAGGGAGTCGTTGAAGCAGCTCCTGTAGAgccaaacaaagaaacacaaaatgctTGTACAGTTATCTTTCTTTGGCTGTGCTAAATAACTATTACCAATGTCCATGTCTGATTCGGACACGTCTCCTACTGGCTCCTCCTTTGTCTGTAACTAATCTTTGCTACCCTctacaaaataatgaaatcaaaaaacagaaaacaaattaagcttataataatacaatgttgtaatataatacaattttttttttaaatcaacatcttccgacataatgaaaacattacCTTTCCTGGCTATCTAGAGCTGTCATTCAGAAATGGGAAGAGTAGTACACAGGAGGTACATgagataaatacaacaacaggCAATGAAAACTTTGAGTaattaaaaatgagtaaaaaataactaaaaataaaatcgacatgaaagaacaaaataatatttcctAGAAAGCATTACTATTGAAGTATTTCCCATGTCATTTTTGCACAATggtggatcacgtaatccaacTTACTTTTACCCCGGtcgtaaaagaaaaacaggattaaaTCACGCTGTGACATAATACGTGCATGTCTTGTCCTGCATAAGATTGCGACCAGGCAGActgtccctctctgtgacaatGTTAATGATGCACCTGAACCCCATGATGAGGTACTGGCCCAACCTCTGTCATTCTGTCACAATGAGGGATGGCGGAGCGTGTAGTCTGCTTTGTATTCCTGCCCTCtattgggatcaggataatcctgttttcttggatcaaagttatccagaTTCTATTAAAaattttgaacaacccaaactgaggggtTTTACCCAGATCACAACTATGATTGGATTACGACATCCAAGTGGATTTTAGAATCCGGATTTCAGTTATGAACAActcattttcaagatttgatcctgtCTGATAACTAAAATCCGATATgattacgtttgaacaaccggcccattgagattaaaatatcttttaacAGCAGAACAGTAAAAAATTAACTGCTTTGCTGTACTGGGACAAAACAGGGAGCTGAAGGCCAcacaaacttaaaaacaaactacagacCAGATAAAAGCCAGTTTTAGTAACGTTATTATGCCAGCTGATGATTGATAGCTGGCCTATTTGACAGAGCTGATTatcataaaacaacatttcactGATTATCCCAGATACGATGAACCAGCCTAGAACTGATCAGATTAAGTGGCTGTACATATTGTATTGGATTATTTTAGATATTCATTATAAAAATTTAGGTCGATTCATTGAGCAAAATACCTAATTATTGTTGtcgtgtttttctatttttagtaTAAGCTTGCCTTACGTTTGTTGAATCGAACTTAGACTTGGCTGCAAGGGATGAAAAATCCCTGATAACGATACTCATCTGTCAGAGCGAGAACATTGTCCAACATGGCAGGTACCGTATCAGAAGATATGCTGCAAGCCAAGAACAACTGCTTCATCGTACCCTGTCTGACTTTCTGCTCTCCATTCTTCATGCAGTCACATGAACAGTGCAGACATCAATGTGAAAGTACTGGCCATTTTAGGACAATAGAGACTCACATCAGATACTGACGAAAATGGGTGCCTTTCTCCCAGGGTTGCTTGGTTTTCTAGGCAACTCACTCTTAAGGCATCAACAGCAACACTCATATAAACAACAGTTCAGATTGTTCCTCGTAATTCTGATACTGGCCCCAAATGGCAGCAAATTGCTCATGCTTATGGGCTTCCGTGTCTGCGGGAGCTGTGAGACTGACTCTGAGCATCACCGAGTTAAAAAGTCTTTCATATTTTTGCCAAAATTGCAGTAGTGCGCAAATACACCAGGTGGGTGCCCACTTTTTCAGAAATCCCCTTCCTTTGTTCTACCTACAAAGTGCCGTTTTGTGGCATTCACCCCATTGG contains:
- the LOC121652269 gene encoding uncharacterized protein LOC121652269 — encoded protein: MRYTVQIEALAVSEWTDEDVERLVPLRVAEDHLFNGRRFASAAGWEAVLQKMGLSREVSPARAAKKWENLKKTYKELRKPPTGTGTETEEPTAASWKWFSLMDEAIGSKPSVRPPCLIASSWEESPSTSVAPSSVSVPHDEEDEGESSTPAKRPRLESLLHFLEKAEKREEEREKREEEREKKEEERQERLLSLLEKIIEKIK